A stretch of the Desulforamulus ferrireducens genome encodes the following:
- a CDS encoding GIY-YIG nuclease family protein, translating to MGEDLKKSAAYVVYLLQCADQSLYTGITNHLEQRLRMHEQGKASKYTRSRLPVKLVYVERGYDKGSALAREKAIKKLSRQEKLLLIKQGVD from the coding sequence ATGGGGGAGGACCTAAAAAAGAGCGCTGCTTACGTGGTGTATTTGCTCCAGTGTGCTGATCAAAGCCTTTATACCGGCATAACCAATCATTTAGAGCAGCGACTAAGGATGCATGAGCAGGGAAAGGCCAGCAAATATACCCGCAGCCGTCTGCCTGTTAAATTGGTCTATGTAGAAAGGGGCTATGATAAAGGTAGCGCCCTGGCCAGGGAAAAGGCCATCAAAAAGTTGTCCCGCCAGGAAAAGCTGCTCCTAATTAAACAAGGTGTCGATTGA
- a CDS encoding FUSC family protein, whose translation MPRLKNLRQKLPFGARMIKTAIAVMISFYIAKTFELNAVVAAVTAIINVQPSLSRSLRNAIEQINVHVLGVCVGLMVGYLWAPGPLAMGLATPLVIWLALRFGFSDVVMALVPMVIILSSPEEAFLTEALYRSLVIFIGVGAGLLVNGLVAPPRYRDILLSKVQQLNNQSAEFFAELTDGFLALRLMPEEEYQDKRAAVKKLLSESRQYLELWKEQLGQSKTPYPWQDKLIEGYIDFNANLYHKSKDIYEMTKARIGWRQQMGYPAITPEFEAILAMLQHGKKDFLKLNAELQSSLFDGKPAKYYPVDDAFWEEMGDFIDLWHTKLSGAYYMHALLFLAVVANNLKFANRATKEFLNTIHENQEQTDATSNVTGRMEED comes from the coding sequence ATGCCTAGATTGAAAAATCTTAGACAAAAATTGCCCTTTGGGGCGCGCATGATTAAAACAGCTATAGCGGTGATGATTTCCTTTTATATAGCCAAAACTTTTGAATTAAATGCAGTGGTGGCGGCTGTGACGGCCATTATTAATGTGCAGCCGTCCCTGAGCAGATCCCTGCGTAACGCCATCGAGCAAATCAATGTACATGTTTTAGGGGTATGTGTTGGTCTAATGGTGGGCTACCTATGGGCTCCGGGACCTCTGGCCATGGGCTTAGCCACACCCCTGGTGATCTGGTTAGCCCTCAGATTTGGTTTTTCTGATGTGGTGATGGCTTTGGTGCCGATGGTTATTATTTTGAGTTCCCCTGAAGAGGCCTTCCTTACCGAAGCCCTCTATAGAAGCTTGGTTATCTTTATTGGCGTGGGAGCCGGTCTACTGGTGAACGGTCTGGTGGCACCGCCTCGCTATCGAGATATCTTATTAAGTAAAGTACAACAATTAAATAATCAATCGGCGGAGTTTTTTGCTGAGTTGACCGATGGTTTCCTTGCTTTGCGTCTTATGCCGGAAGAGGAGTATCAAGATAAGCGTGCTGCAGTAAAAAAACTACTCAGTGAATCAAGACAGTATCTGGAACTATGGAAAGAGCAGTTAGGTCAATCCAAAACCCCCTACCCCTGGCAGGATAAACTGATCGAAGGTTACATTGACTTTAACGCCAACCTTTATCATAAAAGCAAAGATATCTATGAAATGACCAAAGCAAGAATAGGCTGGCGACAGCAGATGGGTTATCCCGCCATTACGCCTGAATTTGAGGCTATTTTAGCCATGCTGCAGCATGGCAAAAAGGACTTTTTAAAACTGAATGCCGAACTGCAAAGCAGCTTGTTTGATGGCAAACCGGCCAAGTACTATCCCGTTGACGATGCCTTCTGGGAAGAAATGGGTGACTTTATTGATTTATGGCATACCAAGCTGTCCGGTGCTTACTATATGCATGCTTTGTTGTTCCTGGCGGTTGTGGCCAATAATTTAAAGTTTGCCAACCGGGCTACCAAGGAGTTCCTCAATACCATCCATGAAAACCAAGAACAAACCGATGCAACAAGTAATGTGACAGGTAGAATGGAGGAAGACTAA
- a CDS encoding MFS transporter, with product MQEKVPLWTKDFILICLANLLIFTSFYFLLPTLPVFVTSVLQGDESNVGYVVGVLSLTAVLVRPLSGYLLDAASRKKILLLALVAFSLAMGAYYFVTSLTLLFLLRFVHGLAWGFTTTGAGTIASDIVPPSRRGEGMGYYGLSNTLAMAVGPSLGLFILNKTNFSTLFTASFVIALAALLTILVIPYRQEPLGKPKGKLSFTSFFEPRVFSLSLVMFFTALVYGGIVSFIVLYGHNIGVGNPGIYFLIYALTLLLVRPLAGKSFDKNGPGKLMAIGFIAIALAFVVLFFARGELLFGASAVAMGIGFGIVHPTAMAMAINRVEPFRRGAANGTIFSAFDLGIGIGSIVLGIISEWIGLSYMYLVCAAIIIVPLVMFYLKDARARAAAEQG from the coding sequence ATGCAAGAGAAGGTACCACTTTGGACAAAGGACTTTATTTTAATCTGTTTGGCCAATCTCTTGATTTTCACCAGTTTTTATTTTTTACTGCCCACTCTACCCGTGTTTGTCACAAGTGTGTTGCAGGGTGATGAGAGTAATGTTGGCTATGTTGTGGGGGTACTGTCCCTTACGGCGGTGTTGGTTCGTCCTCTGTCGGGCTACTTATTGGATGCTGCCAGTCGTAAAAAGATTCTCCTGTTAGCCCTGGTGGCTTTTTCCTTAGCCATGGGGGCATATTACTTTGTCACCAGTCTAACTTTGCTGTTTTTACTTAGATTTGTCCACGGCCTGGCCTGGGGTTTTACCACCACCGGTGCGGGCACTATCGCCTCAGATATTGTGCCACCCTCCCGCAGGGGGGAAGGTATGGGATATTATGGCTTGTCCAACACCCTGGCCATGGCTGTTGGACCCAGTCTGGGGCTGTTTATCTTAAATAAGACTAATTTTTCTACTCTCTTTACCGCTAGTTTTGTTATTGCCCTGGCCGCTCTGTTAACCATTTTAGTGATTCCCTATCGGCAAGAACCCTTAGGCAAGCCCAAGGGTAAATTATCTTTCACTAGTTTTTTTGAACCCAGGGTTTTTTCCCTGTCCCTGGTGATGTTTTTTACTGCCCTGGTTTACGGTGGCATCGTTTCCTTTATTGTTCTTTATGGACATAATATCGGGGTGGGTAATCCGGGGATCTATTTCTTAATTTATGCCCTAACATTATTGTTAGTCAGGCCGCTGGCCGGTAAGAGCTTTGACAAAAACGGTCCGGGCAAACTTATGGCCATTGGCTTTATAGCCATTGCCCTGGCCTTTGTTGTGCTTTTTTTTGCCCGGGGTGAACTGCTATTTGGGGCATCGGCAGTGGCTATGGGTATTGGTTTTGGTATTGTTCATCCCACCGCCATGGCTATGGCCATCAACAGGGTGGAACCCTTTCGGCGTGGTGCAGCCAACGGAACTATCTTTAGTGCCTTTGATTTAGGTATTGGTATTGGTTCCATTGTGTTAGGTATTATTTCTGAATGGATAGGTTTGTCTTATATGTATCTGGTTTGTGCAGCCATCATTATCGTGCCCTTGGTAATGTTCTATTTGAAGGATGCCAGGGCGAGAGCTGCTGCGGAGCAGGGTTAG
- a CDS encoding NAD(P)/FAD-dependent oxidoreductase produces MSKAQHNKVIVVGGGAAGLLAAIVAARNGARVTILERNQRVGKKILATGNGRCNLTNIDMNISHFHGTNPKFALTALHRFDNYHSIDFFERLGIAHKIEERGKVFPRSNQASSVLDVLRYELEELGVTTLVEAEVKDIQRSKNGFQLMVKGGESHLAQAVILATGGKAAPHLGCTGSGYQLAEKLGHRIIEPFPSLVQLKLAAPFLKQIKGIKFDGDAEVIVKNKVIARASGEILFTEYGISGPPIFDLSRYAGYWLQQGQRVWLKVSIITHLAPEELAAYIQQRFDYNPQKTLAFSFVGMINKQLVPVLLKEAAVDVNKKVADVTAQERNRIVEILQDWRFEVTGSNTWTAAQVTAGGVDVKDVNPATMESRLVPGLFFAGEILDIDGDCGGYNLQWAWSSGYLAGLYAAAYVSRGNK; encoded by the coding sequence ATGTCTAAGGCTCAGCATAACAAGGTTATTGTGGTGGGCGGCGGTGCAGCCGGACTACTGGCAGCCATTGTAGCAGCCAGAAACGGTGCCCGGGTGACCATATTGGAAAGAAATCAACGAGTGGGTAAGAAGATTCTGGCCACCGGCAATGGTCGCTGCAATCTAACCAATATAGATATGAATATAAGTCATTTCCATGGTACTAACCCTAAATTTGCCCTAACAGCCCTGCATAGATTTGATAATTATCATAGCATTGATTTCTTTGAAAGGTTGGGCATTGCCCATAAAATAGAAGAAAGGGGCAAGGTTTTTCCCCGCTCCAACCAGGCTTCCAGTGTATTGGATGTGTTGCGCTATGAGCTGGAGGAATTGGGCGTGACTACCCTGGTGGAAGCGGAGGTCAAAGATATACAAAGAAGCAAAAATGGTTTTCAGCTAATGGTCAAGGGAGGGGAGTCCCACTTGGCCCAGGCAGTTATTCTGGCTACCGGGGGAAAAGCTGCCCCCCATTTGGGTTGCACCGGCAGTGGTTATCAGTTAGCCGAAAAACTGGGCCATCGCATCATAGAACCCTTTCCTTCCCTGGTGCAGTTAAAATTAGCTGCTCCTTTTCTTAAACAAATTAAAGGCATTAAATTTGATGGCGATGCCGAGGTGATAGTAAAAAATAAGGTTATTGCCAGGGCCAGCGGTGAAATACTTTTTACCGAGTATGGTATTTCCGGTCCGCCCATCTTTGACCTTAGCCGTTATGCGGGCTATTGGCTACAGCAGGGTCAAAGGGTCTGGTTAAAGGTCAGTATCATTACTCATCTGGCCCCGGAGGAACTGGCAGCTTACATACAACAGCGCTTTGACTACAACCCCCAGAAAACTTTAGCCTTTAGCTTTGTTGGTATGATCAATAAACAATTGGTACCGGTATTATTAAAAGAGGCTGCCGTTGATGTCAATAAAAAGGTTGCGGATGTTACCGCCCAGGAAAGAAATAGAATTGTAGAAATTCTGCAAGACTGGCGCTTTGAAGTAACTGGCAGTAATACCTGGACGGCTGCCCAAGTAACAGCGGGCGGGGTTGATGTTAAGGATGTTAACCCTGCTACCATGGAGTCCAGGCTGGTGCCGGGTCTGTTTTTTGCCGGAGAAATTTTGGATATAGATGGTGATTGCGGCGGTTATAATCTCCAATGGGCTTGGTCTTCCGGCTACCTGGCTGGGCTGTATGCCGCAGCCTATGTTAGTAGGGGAAATAAGTAA
- a CDS encoding MBL fold metallo-hydrolase — protein sequence MSLRITVVTENSVTKRNLVAEHGLSLLIETDNYKLLFDTGQGLALESNVKNLQINLQEIQAIALSHGHNDHTGGLKQALTLSGPKPVYGHPGIFDEKYSVNGEGQYTPNGMPFGKSELEQLGAEFHLQREPIQLTSGILLCGQVPRVTDFEELNPHFAVKKEGQYEIDPLWDDQALFIDTPKGLVVVVGCSHSGLINILRYARQITAVPLYAVVGGTHLVAANEERLHKTIEELKLLQVEKLAVSHCTGFYAQMKLKEAFGQGFVLNNVGHTFMV from the coding sequence ATGTCCTTGAGAATTACAGTAGTTACTGAGAATTCCGTCACCAAAAGGAATTTAGTGGCGGAGCATGGACTGTCGCTATTAATAGAGACTGATAATTATAAACTGCTCTTTGATACCGGCCAGGGTTTAGCCCTGGAGTCTAATGTTAAAAACCTACAGATAAATCTCCAAGAAATTCAGGCCATTGCATTAAGTCACGGTCATAACGATCATACCGGAGGTTTAAAACAGGCACTTACTTTAAGTGGTCCCAAGCCGGTTTATGGGCATCCGGGAATTTTTGACGAAAAGTACTCAGTAAATGGGGAAGGGCAATATACCCCTAACGGTATGCCCTTTGGCAAGTCTGAGCTGGAGCAATTAGGTGCGGAATTCCATTTGCAAAGGGAACCCATCCAGTTAACAAGTGGTATCCTTCTCTGCGGTCAGGTACCCAGGGTAACAGATTTTGAGGAGCTTAACCCACACTTTGCAGTAAAAAAGGAAGGTCAATACGAAATTGACCCCCTGTGGGATGATCAGGCCTTGTTTATCGATACCCCTAAGGGATTAGTGGTGGTGGTGGGCTGCAGTCATTCCGGGTTAATTAATATTTTACGTTACGCCCGGCAGATTACCGCGGTCCCGCTCTATGCAGTGGTGGGGGGGACTCATTTGGTGGCGGCCAATGAAGAAAGACTTCATAAAACCATCGAGGAACTCAAGTTATTACAGGTGGAAAAATTAGCAGTTTCCCATTGTACAGGCTTTTATGCCCAAATGAAATTAAAAGAAGCCTTTGGACAAGGCTTTGTTCTGAACAATGTGGGACATACCTTTATGGTCTAA
- a CDS encoding glycerol-3-phosphate responsive antiterminator, whose amino-acid sequence MDFQTKVLAGGKIGAAIRRLEDIEEAIRHPKIKTIFLLNGDINKLPSIVNRVNKAGKIILVHIDLIEGIGKDAAGVHLLKRMGVAGIVTTKSNLVKFAKEEGLFVIQRLFIVDSESVKTGIRVASNIKPSAVEVLPATVPAYVVSEIKKALNIPILGGGLLKTRKDVEEALAKGIDFVSTSRRDLWEI is encoded by the coding sequence ATGGATTTTCAAACAAAGGTATTGGCAGGGGGAAAAATTGGGGCGGCCATTCGAAGGCTGGAGGACATAGAGGAAGCTATTCGACACCCCAAAATTAAAACCATCTTTTTATTAAACGGAGATATTAACAAGCTACCTTCCATTGTTAATCGAGTGAACAAAGCAGGGAAAATAATTTTAGTTCATATAGATTTGATTGAAGGTATTGGTAAGGATGCAGCAGGTGTTCATTTGTTAAAAAGAATGGGAGTTGCCGGTATTGTTACCACCAAATCTAACCTGGTGAAATTTGCTAAAGAAGAGGGGCTTTTTGTTATTCAACGTTTGTTTATTGTAGATTCTGAATCTGTTAAAACAGGTATTAGAGTAGCTAGTAATATAAAACCCAGTGCTGTGGAAGTGCTACCGGCCACCGTTCCTGCTTATGTGGTTAGTGAAATTAAGAAAGCGTTAAACATTCCGATACTTGGTGGAGGTCTCCTAAAAACCAGAAAGGACGTAGAAGAGGCCTTGGCAAAAGGGATAGATTTTGTTTCCACCAGTCGACGGGATCTCTGGGAAATCTGA
- a CDS encoding MIP/aquaporin family protein, which produces MTPFLAELIGTMILIIFGGGVVAGVVLKKSKAENSGWIVITVGWGLAVAIAAYSVGSFSGAHLNPALTIALATIGNFPWADVPSYIVAQMIGAFLGGVVVWLHYLPHWEATEDQGAKLGVFATGPAIRNTLGNLISEIVGTFMLVLGILAIGANNFADGFNPFVVGLLIVAIGVSLGGPTGYAINPARDLGPRIAHAVLPIPGKGSSDWGYAWIPVVGPIIGGVLGGLFYKIFFLG; this is translated from the coding sequence ATGACACCATTTTTGGCTGAACTTATTGGTACCATGATACTTATTATTTTTGGTGGTGGCGTTGTTGCCGGTGTTGTTTTGAAGAAATCTAAGGCTGAAAATTCAGGTTGGATTGTCATTACCGTTGGTTGGGGTTTAGCTGTGGCCATTGCGGCTTATAGTGTCGGCAGTTTCAGTGGTGCTCACTTAAACCCAGCCTTAACCATTGCTCTGGCTACCATTGGTAATTTCCCCTGGGCAGATGTACCTTCCTATATTGTTGCACAAATGATTGGTGCCTTTCTGGGCGGTGTTGTGGTATGGTTACATTATCTACCACACTGGGAGGCAACCGAAGATCAGGGTGCCAAGCTAGGAGTATTTGCCACCGGCCCTGCCATTAGAAATACCCTGGGCAACTTAATCAGTGAGATTGTGGGAACCTTTATGTTGGTGTTAGGTATTTTAGCCATTGGTGCCAATAATTTTGCTGACGGTTTTAATCCCTTTGTTGTTGGTCTCTTAATTGTAGCCATTGGTGTATCCTTGGGTGGTCCCACTGGTTATGCTATTAACCCTGCCCGTGACCTTGGTCCCCGTATTGCCCATGCTGTGTTGCCCATTCCCGGCAAAGGCAGTTCCGACTGGGGTTATGCTTGGATTCCTGTGGTAGGACCTATAATCGGCGGTGTTTTAGGCGGTTTGTTCTACAAAATATTCTTTTTAGGCTAA
- the glpK gene encoding glycerol kinase GlpK: MEKKYVLSLDQGTTSCRAILFDRDSNIVGVAQKEFTQIYPKAGWVEHNAEEIWSTQYGVIAEVVAKTDIKPEEIASIGITNQRETTVVWNKNTGKPVYNAIVWQCRRTASICDDIKAKGLAEKFRTKTGLVVDAYFSGTKVKWILDNVEGARELAEKGELLFGTMDTWLIWQLTGGKVHVTDYSNASRTLMYNIRELCWDQELLDILGVPASMLPEVKPSSEVYGYTAAEKFLGHSIPIAGVAGDQQAALFGQACYEPGMAKNTYGTGCFMLMNTGDKLFDSQNGLLTTIAWGIDGKVEYALEGSIFIAGAAIQWLRDGLKVLESAPDSEYFASKVDDTDGVYLVPAFAGLGAPYWDMRARGAIVGLTRGTTKEHIIRAALDSLAYQTKDVLGAMEADSGIKLQALKVDGGAVANNLLMQFQADILGVPVERPQVIETTALGAAYLAGLAVGFWASKEELAKRWKLDRRFENQMDEAKSQKLYKGWKKAVTRAMDWDEEE; encoded by the coding sequence ATGGAGAAAAAATACGTTTTATCCTTAGACCAAGGTACCACCAGTTGCCGGGCCATCCTTTTTGATCGGGATAGTAATATTGTAGGAGTAGCCCAAAAGGAATTTACCCAGATTTATCCTAAGGCTGGTTGGGTAGAGCATAATGCTGAGGAAATATGGAGTACCCAGTATGGTGTCATCGCCGAGGTAGTGGCGAAAACCGACATTAAGCCCGAGGAAATTGCCTCCATTGGTATTACCAACCAGCGGGAGACCACCGTGGTGTGGAATAAAAATACCGGTAAGCCTGTTTATAACGCCATTGTCTGGCAATGCCGGCGTACTGCCTCAATTTGCGACGACATCAAGGCTAAGGGATTGGCAGAAAAATTTAGAACCAAGACCGGTTTAGTGGTGGATGCTTATTTCTCAGGCACCAAGGTTAAATGGATCCTGGATAATGTAGAGGGAGCCCGTGAATTAGCAGAAAAAGGTGAGTTGCTCTTTGGTACCATGGATACCTGGCTCATTTGGCAGCTAACCGGTGGCAAGGTGCATGTTACCGATTATTCCAACGCCTCCCGTACCCTGATGTACAATATTCGTGAGCTATGCTGGGATCAAGAATTACTGGATATTTTAGGTGTACCGGCCAGCATGTTGCCGGAAGTAAAACCTTCCAGTGAAGTATATGGTTATACCGCCGCGGAAAAATTCCTGGGTCACTCCATTCCCATTGCCGGGGTTGCCGGTGACCAGCAAGCGGCTCTCTTTGGTCAGGCCTGCTACGAACCAGGTATGGCTAAAAACACCTATGGTACCGGTTGCTTTATGTTAATGAATACCGGGGATAAGCTGTTTGATTCTCAAAATGGCCTATTAACTACCATTGCTTGGGGGATTGACGGCAAGGTTGAGTATGCTTTGGAAGGAAGTATTTTCATTGCCGGGGCTGCTATCCAGTGGCTCAGGGATGGACTGAAAGTATTAGAATCTGCGCCGGATTCCGAATACTTTGCCAGCAAGGTGGATGATACCGACGGTGTCTACCTGGTACCTGCCTTTGCCGGCTTGGGAGCTCCCTACTGGGATATGCGGGCCAGAGGAGCCATTGTTGGTCTCACCCGTGGTACCACCAAGGAACATATTATTAGGGCTGCCCTGGATTCCTTGGCTTATCAGACTAAAGATGTCTTGGGAGCCATGGAAGCCGATTCCGGTATTAAGCTGCAAGCTCTGAAGGTAGATGGTGGTGCCGTTGCTAATAACTTACTAATGCAATTCCAGGCAGATATTCTGGGGGTTCCTGTGGAAAGACCCCAGGTTATTGAAACAACTGCCCTGGGTGCTGCTTATCTGGCAGGTTTGGCTGTTGGTTTCTGGGCCAGTAAAGAGGAACTGGCTAAACGTTGGAAGTTAGATCGTAGATTTGAAAATCAAATGGACGAAGCAAAGAGCCAAAAATTATATAAAGGCTGGAAGAAAGCAGTAACCCGCGCCATGGATTGGGATGAGGAGGAATAA
- a CDS encoding NAD(P)/FAD-dependent oxidoreductase — protein MIRVSGIKLSINQDETELKNAILEKLRLPAKDLIQYKVFKRSVDARKSDNIYFIYAVDVEVANEAKVLKKFAKDKDVVPSPNLTYQFVKTGQQPLKHRPIVVGSGPAGLFAALLLAMMGYRPLLLERGADVDQRTQAVQKFWQTGQLDPECNVQFGEGGAGTFSDGKLTTLIRDLRCRKVLEELVAAGAPEEILYSHKPHVGTDILRVVVKNIRQRIIALGGEVRFQAKVTEIMVEQGQVTGVMVNDSEPIPTNVVILAIGHSARDTFEMLHRLGVQITPKAFSIGVRIEHPQQIIDEAQYKKFAGHPKLGPAEYKLAYHSPNGRSAYTFCMCPGGMVVAAASESGGVVTNGMSEHARNAENANSALLVGVTPADFASDHPLAGVEFQRQWEQKAFALGGGNYHAPAQLVGDFLADRPSQSLGQVAPSYRPAVKLAELKECLPYYVTETLREAIVEFDKKLKGFAHPEAVLTGVETRSSSPIRMERNEQRESNISGLYPAGEGAGYAGGIISAAVDGLKVAEAVAEKFKPFGEGTYV, from the coding sequence ATGATTAGGGTATCCGGCATTAAGTTATCCATCAACCAGGATGAAACAGAGCTGAAAAATGCTATCTTAGAAAAACTTAGGTTACCAGCCAAGGATTTAATCCAATATAAAGTATTTAAGCGTTCGGTGGATGCCAGAAAAAGCGATAATATATATTTTATTTATGCTGTAGATGTAGAAGTGGCAAATGAAGCAAAGGTGCTCAAGAAATTTGCCAAGGACAAAGATGTGGTGCCTTCGCCCAATTTGACATATCAATTTGTCAAGACCGGTCAGCAGCCCCTCAAGCATCGGCCGATAGTTGTGGGCAGCGGACCGGCAGGCTTGTTTGCGGCCCTACTGTTAGCCATGATGGGCTACCGTCCTCTGCTGTTGGAGCGGGGTGCTGATGTGGACCAACGGACCCAGGCCGTACAAAAATTTTGGCAAACCGGTCAACTGGACCCGGAGTGTAATGTGCAATTTGGCGAAGGGGGCGCGGGTACCTTTTCCGATGGCAAATTGACTACTTTAATCCGGGATCTCCGCTGCCGTAAGGTTTTGGAAGAATTGGTGGCTGCGGGAGCGCCAGAGGAAATTCTTTACAGCCATAAACCCCATGTGGGTACAGATATACTGCGTGTGGTAGTCAAAAATATTCGTCAACGGATTATTGCTTTGGGTGGAGAGGTACGCTTTCAAGCCAAGGTTACTGAGATAATGGTAGAGCAGGGACAGGTTACCGGGGTCATGGTCAATGACTCTGAACCAATACCCACCAATGTGGTGATCTTGGCCATTGGCCACAGCGCCAGGGATACCTTTGAGATGCTCCATAGATTGGGTGTGCAAATTACCCCCAAAGCCTTTTCCATCGGTGTTAGAATAGAGCACCCACAGCAAATAATTGATGAAGCCCAATATAAGAAATTTGCCGGACACCCCAAGCTAGGACCTGCGGAATACAAGTTAGCCTATCATTCTCCCAATGGACGTTCCGCCTACACCTTTTGTATGTGTCCGGGAGGTATGGTGGTGGCGGCAGCTTCGGAGTCAGGCGGCGTGGTTACCAACGGTATGAGTGAACATGCCAGAAACGCTGAGAATGCCAACAGCGCCCTCTTGGTAGGGGTTACGCCAGCTGATTTTGCCAGTGACCATCCCCTGGCCGGTGTGGAATTTCAACGACAATGGGAGCAAAAAGCCTTTGCCCTGGGGGGCGGCAATTACCATGCTCCGGCACAACTGGTGGGGGATTTTCTGGCCGACAGACCATCCCAGTCCCTGGGACAGGTGGCACCTTCCTACCGCCCGGCCGTTAAGCTGGCCGAGCTTAAGGAATGCCTGCCTTACTATGTTACAGAGACTCTCAGGGAAGCTATTGTAGAATTTGATAAAAAACTTAAGGGTTTTGCTCATCCAGAGGCGGTACTCACCGGAGTGGAAACCAGAAGCTCTTCACCCATTCGCATGGAAAGAAATGAGCAACGGGAATCTAACATTAGCGGTCTTTACCCGGCCGGTGAAGGGGCCGGTTATGCCGGAGGGATAATTTCGGCCGCTGTGGATGGTCTTAAGGTGGCAGAAGCGGTGGCGGAAAAATTTAAACCCTTTGGGGAGGGAACTTATGTCTAA
- a CDS encoding nitroreductase family protein, translating into MFPKLEWYQAITKRVSRRRFRLEGLPQETLTKLELLCYQFRFPEARAVLVLDNSGAIYKGLVGSYGKIKGAGAYIAFVGDIGFPHYQEKVGYLGEGIILEATNLGLGTCWVGGFFRPEVVAKQIYLDPGEKVLAITPLGLTDEQYSLEEKLLMGFAKSRKRKELAELTAGIPSEQWPHWVRQALEAARLAPSAVNRQPWRFMVEQDSITVKLDSPKDSYNIAKRLDCGIAMLHLELGAMAAGVRGQWQYLAGEEVAVFMVEKQ; encoded by the coding sequence ATGTTTCCTAAACTGGAATGGTACCAGGCTATCACTAAAAGGGTATCACGCAGGAGGTTTAGACTGGAGGGATTGCCTCAAGAAACCCTTACCAAATTAGAGCTATTGTGCTACCAGTTTCGTTTTCCCGAAGCAAGGGCGGTGCTGGTATTGGATAATTCAGGGGCTATTTATAAGGGATTAGTTGGTTCCTACGGCAAGATCAAGGGTGCCGGTGCTTACATCGCCTTTGTGGGAGATATTGGTTTTCCCCATTACCAGGAGAAAGTTGGTTATCTAGGGGAAGGTATTATTTTAGAAGCCACCAATCTGGGGTTAGGTACTTGCTGGGTGGGAGGATTTTTCAGACCCGAGGTGGTGGCCAAACAAATCTACCTTGATCCCGGAGAAAAGGTTTTAGCCATTACACCCCTTGGCTTAACAGATGAGCAGTATTCCTTAGAAGAAAAACTACTGATGGGTTTTGCTAAAAGTAGGAAAAGGAAAGAACTGGCGGAACTTACCGCCGGAATTCCCAGTGAGCAGTGGCCCCACTGGGTTAGGCAGGCTTTAGAGGCAGCCCGCCTGGCACCCTCGGCGGTTAATCGCCAGCCCTGGCGCTTTATGGTGGAACAAGACAGCATTACTGTTAAGTTAGATTCGCCCAAGGATAGTTACAACATTGCCAAGAGGTTGGATTGTGGCATTGCCATGCTGCATTTGGAATTGGGAGCTATGGCTGCGGGTGTAAGGGGTCAGTGGCAATACCTGGCTGGGGAGGAAGTGGCGGTCTTTATGGTAGAAAAACAATAA